A single genomic interval of Spirosoma linguale DSM 74 harbors:
- a CDS encoding UbiA prenyltransferase (PFAM: UbiA prenyltransferase~KEGG: dol:Dole_2097 UbiA prenyltransferase) has translation MSLRAVWLHLRVPFSFFLMPVFWFALSQSAHPDAGRTWAVFLIIHLLLYPASHAYNSYYDKDTESIGLLATPPPVDRTLLWVAWGLDAVALLHGLWVGWPFVAYLLVYGFISKAYSHDRMRLKKYPVLSWLIVGLCQGGLTFLATYQAINQVPISHLLNTNLMLAASLCSLNILAIYPITQVYQHAEDSRRGDLTMSRWLGIRGTFGCTGLIFTLATAGFYVFYRGQAPFYGLQICLLPATLFFVIWYSHVHRDARLANYTSAMRMTLLAGIGLNLFFIVQWLFK, from the coding sequence ATGAGCCTGCGGGCCGTATGGCTTCATTTGCGAGTGCCCTTCTCGTTTTTTCTGATGCCCGTTTTCTGGTTTGCCCTCAGCCAGTCGGCTCATCCTGATGCGGGTCGGACGTGGGCTGTGTTTCTCATCATACACCTGCTGCTTTACCCGGCGAGCCATGCCTACAACAGTTACTATGACAAGGATACCGAAAGTATTGGTCTGCTGGCCACACCGCCCCCCGTCGACCGGACATTGTTGTGGGTCGCCTGGGGGCTCGATGCGGTGGCTCTGCTGCACGGTCTTTGGGTAGGCTGGCCCTTTGTGGCGTATCTACTTGTCTATGGGTTCATCTCCAAAGCCTACAGCCATGACCGAATGCGGCTGAAGAAATACCCGGTCTTAAGCTGGTTGATCGTTGGCCTTTGCCAGGGCGGACTAACGTTTCTGGCGACGTATCAGGCCATCAATCAAGTGCCGATTAGCCATTTACTCAACACCAACTTAATGCTGGCGGCTAGTCTTTGTTCGCTGAACATTCTGGCTATTTACCCCATTACGCAGGTTTACCAACATGCCGAAGATAGCCGACGGGGTGACCTGACCATGAGTCGGTGGTTGGGCATAAGGGGGACGTTTGGGTGTACAGGCCTGATTTTCACCCTGGCAACGGCGGGTTTTTACGTCTTTTATCGGGGACAAGCACCGTTCTATGGCTTACAGATTTGCCTGTTACCCGCCACCCTATTTTTTGTGATCTGGTACAGTCACGTCCATCGGGATGCACGGCTGGCCAATTATACATCGGCTATGCGCATGACCTTGCTGGCAGGTATTGGGTTGAATCTCTTTTTTATCGTCCAATGGCTGTTCAAATGA